The following proteins come from a genomic window of Rutidosis leptorrhynchoides isolate AG116_Rl617_1_P2 chromosome 10, CSIRO_AGI_Rlap_v1, whole genome shotgun sequence:
- the LOC139870817 gene encoding uncharacterized protein produces MHLELGSVSLCQDSDRKVWSLSHEVNYKNRLPTRLNFSVRGMEIENISCQVCGAFVESLDHLLFDCNLAKELWIKVKIWVDMDVYRDSSSWAAWVSWFDSRQANSDSKIKLYVIVASLLWHNWRFRNSKLFGSNSMKKVFIFYSVRSFSFNWLCNRGRFKIRRVDWLMKPL; encoded by the exons ATGCATCTCGAGCTGGGAAGTGTTTCTTTGTGCCAAGATTCTGATCGCAAGGTGTGGTCACTTTCTCATGAGGTTAACTACAAG AATAGGCTCCCGACACGCCTTAACTTTTCAGTTAGAGGTATGGAAATCGAGAATATTAGTTGCCAGGTGTGTGGTGCTTTTGTGGAATCTTTGGATCATTTATTGTTCGATTGTAATTTGGCGAAAGAATTATGGATCAAGGTTAAAATTTGGGTAGACATGGATGTTTATCGTGATAGCAGCTCGTGGGCAGCTTGGGTATCGTGGTTCGACTCAAGGCAGGCTAATTCGGATTCGAAGATAAAGCTTTATGTTATTGTAGCTTCCTTATTATGGCATAATTGGAGATTTCGCAATAGCAAGCTGTTCGGTTCCAATTCGATGAAGAAGGTGTTCATTTTTTATTCTGTTAGAAGCTTTTCTTTTAATTGGCTTTGTAATAGAGGAAGATTTAAAATTCGTAGGGTCGATTGGCTCATGAAGCCATTGTAA